In Thermoflexus hugenholtzii JAD2, a genomic segment contains:
- a CDS encoding 6-pyruvoyl-tetrahydropterin synthase-related protein, whose translation MLRERGFWLMIPGLLLVISPLWWAGFPPSHDGVLHVYRVLEMHRMWRAGVLFPRWAPDLVDGLGYPLFHFLGPLFPWLGALGMTLGLDLESSVKVVLALLTLLGSAGVYRLARRWGIGEGGAMAAGLAYAFAPFRVRELYWQGDFPQYLGLCLLPWTLDTFHNYLRAGGWARWWKAGLTYALLLLSHNITAMLGTGVLIGYGGLAIWVERPPRARWGKALMALGLGLGLAAFFVIPALWDRSLVHLDRLLRGHFDFRKHFLGLDRLLSFVPVQDQSLGNPQEVLTLGGHQVVLALPGLLALRRPGRSRPLALGAGIGVIGMIALMTSISRPLWEHMPLLAYAEFPWRWLGPAALPVALLIGLSVEEIHRARGLALAGILLAVILGAAPLLYPFGQFTVMRGASLADLQAFDRQAGLIGLTSVGELLPRWVTREIRGSPLEEDYREGREPVRLREEDLPPGSRMEVRSLHPLDQRFRVDLPREATVSFWVFAFPGWNVQVDGRPVAIWPEEGTGRLQARLPAGRHEVRLHFAGRWDWRLLELFSLGLWGAGLSRWLLERRRARQTLVRRARFEGPTLSPREAAIAGALGALLLIGKLIYVDPHTGWFRPRSDPNHPPGMSERADVDFGGRVRLLGYHLSSWVVEPGETLRLILWWRGLRPMETQYSVYVHGLEALPPNQLRFQSDHMHPGDMPTTALPWREERYIRDAHTLRIPADLPPGPYRLKIGLYEKDSPWKTVPVDSTGENGYMLPRILLVNRRMPPSARLPEPISFGGALRLVGVERPTRIPPGQPWKLWFYWEVQRPIDRSYTFFVHRLDENGAMRGQQDRPPYFDTSQWPVGMTVAVPVELDAIDQPGTYRLRIGWYEWPSMTHLVLPSGESAYILPQTIEVGP comes from the coding sequence ATGCTGCGTGAGCGTGGCTTCTGGCTGATGATCCCCGGCCTCCTGCTGGTGATCAGCCCGTTGTGGTGGGCAGGCTTCCCGCCCTCCCACGACGGCGTGCTGCATGTCTACCGGGTGCTGGAGATGCATCGGATGTGGCGCGCAGGGGTGCTCTTCCCCCGCTGGGCCCCCGACCTGGTCGACGGCCTAGGATATCCTCTCTTCCACTTTCTGGGCCCCTTGTTCCCCTGGCTCGGAGCCCTGGGGATGACCCTCGGGCTGGATCTGGAGAGCAGCGTCAAAGTCGTCTTGGCCCTGTTAACGCTGCTGGGCAGCGCAGGGGTGTATCGACTGGCCCGCCGATGGGGAATCGGGGAGGGCGGTGCGATGGCGGCCGGCCTGGCCTACGCCTTCGCCCCCTTCCGGGTGCGGGAGCTCTACTGGCAGGGGGATTTCCCTCAGTATCTGGGGCTGTGCCTGCTGCCGTGGACCCTGGATACCTTTCACAACTATCTTCGCGCAGGTGGATGGGCCCGCTGGTGGAAGGCCGGGCTCACCTACGCCCTGCTGCTGCTCAGCCACAACATCACGGCGATGCTCGGCACCGGGGTGTTGATCGGCTATGGGGGGCTGGCGATCTGGGTGGAGCGCCCGCCCCGAGCGCGATGGGGGAAGGCGCTTATGGCGCTGGGGCTGGGCCTGGGGCTTGCCGCCTTCTTTGTGATCCCCGCCCTGTGGGATCGCTCCCTGGTGCATCTGGACCGCCTGCTCCGGGGACACTTCGATTTCCGCAAGCATTTCCTGGGGCTGGATCGCCTGCTTTCTTTCGTCCCGGTCCAGGATCAGAGCCTGGGCAATCCTCAAGAGGTACTGACCCTGGGCGGTCATCAGGTCGTCCTCGCCCTGCCGGGGCTTCTGGCCCTCCGTCGGCCCGGCCGATCCCGCCCCCTGGCCCTCGGGGCAGGGATCGGGGTCATCGGGATGATCGCGCTGATGACCTCGATCTCGCGTCCCCTCTGGGAACACATGCCTCTTCTGGCCTATGCGGAGTTCCCCTGGCGCTGGCTGGGCCCTGCTGCCCTTCCCGTGGCCCTGCTCATCGGCCTCTCCGTGGAGGAAATCCACCGGGCCCGGGGGCTGGCCCTCGCAGGGATCTTGCTGGCAGTGATCCTGGGCGCGGCTCCCCTGTTGTACCCCTTTGGGCAGTTTACGGTGATGCGCGGGGCCAGTCTGGCCGACCTTCAAGCCTTCGATCGCCAGGCGGGGCTGATCGGCCTGACCAGCGTGGGGGAGCTACTCCCGCGTTGGGTGACCCGGGAGATCCGGGGCTCCCCGCTGGAGGAAGATTACCGGGAGGGACGGGAGCCCGTTCGGCTGCGAGAGGAGGACCTGCCCCCCGGCTCCCGAATGGAGGTCCGCTCCCTCCACCCGCTGGATCAGCGCTTCCGGGTGGATCTCCCTCGCGAGGCTACGGTTTCCTTCTGGGTTTTCGCCTTCCCGGGCTGGAATGTTCAGGTGGATGGACGGCCGGTAGCCATCTGGCCGGAGGAGGGAACCGGGCGGCTACAGGCGCGCCTGCCGGCGGGCCGGCATGAAGTCCGCTTGCATTTCGCCGGGCGATGGGACTGGCGCCTGCTGGAGCTGTTCTCCCTTGGGTTATGGGGGGCCGGCCTCAGCCGCTGGCTTCTGGAGCGCCGGCGCGCCCGGCAGACCCTTGTCAGGCGGGCCCGCTTTGAAGGACCCACTCTCTCTCCCCGGGAGGCAGCCATTGCCGGGGCATTGGGGGCGCTGCTCCTGATCGGGAAACTCATCTATGTGGATCCCCACACCGGCTGGTTCCGCCCTCGTTCGGATCCGAACCATCCTCCCGGAATGAGCGAGCGGGCGGACGTGGATTTCGGCGGCCGCGTCCGCCTGCTGGGGTATCATCTCTCCTCCTGGGTCGTCGAGCCGGGGGAGACCCTGCGCCTCATCCTCTGGTGGCGGGGGCTGCGTCCGATGGAGACCCAATACAGCGTGTATGTCCACGGGCTGGAGGCGCTTCCCCCGAATCAGCTGCGTTTCCAGAGTGATCACATGCACCCGGGGGACATGCCGACGACGGCGCTGCCATGGCGGGAGGAACGCTACATCCGGGATGCGCACACCCTCCGGATCCCGGCTGACCTTCCCCCCGGTCCCTATCGGCTGAAGATAGGATTGTATGAAAAAGACTCCCCTTGGAAGACTGTTCCGGTCGATTCGACGGGGGAAAACGGATATATGCTCCCGCGCATCCTGCTGGTGAACCGCCGGATGCCTCCGTCCGCCCGCTTGCCGGAGCCGATCTCCTTCGGCGGGGCCCTTCGCCTAGTCGGCGTGGAGCGGCCGACGCGGATCCCCCCGGGTCAGCCGTGGAAGCTCTGGTTTTACTGGGAGGTCCAGCGTCCCATCGACCGCTCCTATACGTTCTTCGTGCATCGGCTGGATGAGAACGGAGCGATGCGTGGACAACAGGACAGACCGCCTTATTTCGATACCTCGCAATGGCCCGTGGGGATGACCGTTGCGGTCCCGGTCGAACTGGATGCGATTGATCAGCCAGGAACCTACCGCCTGCGGATCGGCTGGTATGAGTGGCCATCGATGACGCACCTCGTCCTCCCTTCCGGGGAGTCGGCCTATATCCTCCCTCAGACGATCGAGGTGGGACCATGA
- a CDS encoding 6-pyruvoyl-tetrahydropterin synthase-related protein, translated as MKERGLVLLLLGMVFLALPMARPGLPPTHDGIIHAYRVVEMARLWQAGVFYPRWAPDLAFGLGYPLFHYNAPLFPWLATVGVWAGLATEDAIKLVLIGAAALGSVGVYGLARWWGLSEGGAAIAGLAYAYAPFRVRELYWQGDFPQYLALSVLPWVLWATGAYIHRGGWPCGGGAGAAYGLLLLSHNITAMLGTPVILGHGLLVIVTKGHPARGVVRLARSLALGLGLAAFFAVPALMDRPLVHLDRLTQGEYDFRKHFIGLGEIFSMPPLRDDRLGNRREFLTLGLPLVLLAMPALGEMVARHRHRALALGCAVGLAAMIGMMTSASRPLWEAVPLLAFAEFPWRWLGLAALPLALLIGLAAEIGMARWPLLIPLGFSWTLILSANGLMHNGGTWIPLRDAGLRDLHRYERDHRYPGLTSIGELFPRWVEGEIEGSPLEEAYRRGEEPSRLDERSLPPGAWSTPLDRSPLDQRYWVHLPMTAPVRFYTLAFPGWEVRVDGRRVPTWAEAGTGWLWAEVPAGAHEITLRFRPLWWWRFLEGFSLGLWGMVIARGGWGLRALRIPSIWIHRPWTLTERSLAVSFLLGALLRFPDQLWSLTRVPLDRPEGPAAYLQVDYQRQIRLLGYQLDPSIAFPGGEARLTLWWRALTPISDQYSVYVHAMPWEDPATLAFQSDHMHPAEIPTNAWDPQRIYRDEHRLRIPLQAHPGVYRLRVGLYHRLEPTRRLQVDETGADGLDLPLAFVVARPVLPLPRPIAFSGKIRLLGAETPAALPAGQPWTLWLSFEALAPLDADYTLFVHIVDAAGQLRAQRDLYQPTRHWPVGASIPVEVPLPGLSQPGRYTIRVGWYRWPSMEHLLPDPQPEQGLYGILPISLEVGGP; from the coding sequence ATGAAGGAGCGGGGATTGGTTCTGCTGTTGCTGGGAATGGTTTTTCTGGCCCTGCCCATGGCCCGGCCGGGGCTTCCTCCCACTCACGATGGCATCATCCACGCCTATCGAGTGGTGGAGATGGCCCGTTTGTGGCAGGCCGGGGTTTTTTATCCCCGCTGGGCGCCGGACCTCGCCTTCGGCCTTGGATATCCGCTCTTCCACTATAATGCTCCGCTTTTCCCCTGGCTGGCCACTGTCGGGGTGTGGGCAGGTCTGGCAACCGAGGACGCGATCAAGTTGGTGCTGATCGGGGCCGCTGCCCTCGGCAGCGTCGGCGTCTACGGGCTGGCCCGCTGGTGGGGGCTCAGCGAGGGGGGCGCCGCGATCGCCGGCCTAGCCTACGCCTATGCGCCCTTCCGGGTGCGGGAGCTTTACTGGCAAGGGGACTTCCCCCAATACCTGGCCCTCAGCGTGTTGCCCTGGGTCTTGTGGGCCACCGGAGCATATATCCACCGTGGCGGATGGCCCTGCGGTGGGGGAGCAGGTGCGGCCTACGGGCTGCTCCTGTTAAGCCATAACATCACGGCCATGTTGGGGACACCGGTCATCCTAGGCCATGGCCTTCTGGTAATCGTCACGAAAGGCCATCCGGCCCGGGGAGTTGTGCGGCTGGCGCGATCCCTCGCCCTAGGGCTTGGCCTAGCCGCCTTCTTCGCCGTCCCGGCGCTGATGGATCGCCCGCTGGTCCACTTGGATCGCCTCACTCAGGGCGAATATGACTTCCGCAAACACTTCATCGGGTTGGGGGAGATCTTCTCGATGCCGCCGTTGCGGGACGACCGCCTGGGGAACCGGCGGGAGTTCCTCACGCTGGGGCTACCCCTGGTTCTGCTGGCCATGCCGGCCCTGGGGGAGATGGTTGCCCGCCACCGCCATCGCGCGCTGGCCCTCGGATGCGCTGTTGGGCTTGCGGCGATGATCGGGATGATGACCTCCGCCTCCCGCCCTCTCTGGGAGGCTGTCCCCTTGCTGGCCTTCGCTGAGTTCCCCTGGCGCTGGCTGGGGCTTGCCGCTCTCCCATTAGCCCTCCTGATCGGGCTGGCTGCAGAGATCGGGATGGCCCGCTGGCCGCTCCTGATCCCCCTGGGGTTCTCATGGACGCTGATCCTCAGCGCAAACGGCCTGATGCACAACGGTGGCACCTGGATCCCTCTGCGGGACGCGGGCCTCCGCGATCTTCATCGCTACGAGCGAGACCATCGCTACCCTGGCCTGACTAGCATAGGGGAGCTGTTCCCTCGTTGGGTCGAAGGGGAGATCGAGGGCTCCCCGCTGGAGGAAGCGTATCGGCGGGGGGAAGAGCCCTCCCGCCTGGACGAGAGATCTCTCCCGCCCGGAGCCTGGTCAACCCCTCTGGATCGGAGTCCCCTGGACCAGCGCTACTGGGTTCATCTGCCGATGACCGCCCCAGTCCGTTTTTACACCCTCGCCTTCCCTGGGTGGGAGGTGCGGGTGGACGGCCGCCGGGTCCCCACGTGGGCCGAGGCGGGGACTGGATGGCTGTGGGCGGAGGTGCCAGCGGGAGCCCACGAGATCACGCTGCGCTTTCGTCCGCTGTGGTGGTGGAGGTTCCTGGAGGGATTCTCCCTTGGCCTATGGGGAATGGTCATCGCCCGCGGAGGATGGGGCCTGCGGGCCCTTCGTATCCCCTCCATCTGGATCCATCGTCCATGGACCTTGACGGAGAGGAGCCTGGCCGTGAGCTTCCTGCTGGGCGCGCTATTGCGCTTCCCCGATCAGCTCTGGTCTCTCACCCGCGTCCCGTTGGATCGGCCTGAGGGGCCTGCGGCGTATCTGCAGGTGGATTATCAACGCCAGATCCGGCTGCTGGGCTACCAGCTGGATCCCTCGATCGCCTTTCCCGGCGGCGAGGCGCGGCTGACGCTTTGGTGGCGGGCGCTGACCCCGATCTCAGATCAATACAGCGTGTATGTGCACGCTATGCCCTGGGAGGATCCCGCCACCCTCGCCTTCCAGAGCGACCATATGCACCCTGCGGAGATCCCCACGAACGCATGGGATCCGCAGCGGATCTACCGGGACGAGCACCGCCTTCGCATCCCCCTTCAGGCCCATCCGGGGGTTTACCGGTTGCGGGTGGGGCTCTACCACCGCCTAGAGCCGACGCGGCGTCTGCAGGTGGATGAGACCGGCGCCGATGGACTCGATCTGCCCCTCGCTTTCGTCGTCGCTCGACCGGTCCTACCGCTCCCTCGGCCCATCGCGTTCAGCGGGAAGATCCGCCTCCTTGGAGCAGAGACACCGGCCGCGCTGCCAGCCGGGCAGCCATGGACGCTCTGGCTGTCTTTCGAAGCCCTGGCCCCTCTCGATGCAGACTACACGCTCTTCGTGCACATCGTAGATGCCGCTGGGCAGCTCCGGGCACAGCGGGATCTCTACCAGCCCACCCGGCACTGGCCGGTGGGGGCATCGATCCCAGTGGAGGTGCCTCTCCCTGGGCTTTCCCAACCCGGGCGGTACACGATCCGAGTTGGATGGTATCGATGGCCCAGCATGGAGCACCTGCTTCCGGACCCGCAGCCGGAGCAGGGCCTGTATGGGATTCTGCCGATCTCCCTTGAGGTAGGAGGACCTTAG
- a CDS encoding ArnT family glycosyltransferase — MLDRRDVGIATGIYLLAFSVYFLTYAGYPISDDERAMFASASSFQRIGAFTIHPLYHLDVKPGSANVGMFTTSGEMVPNYEPGQIAAIVPWLWLSDRLGTGRFQTAMLLNPMVIAGSAALLYLIVRSLPFPPGVAVLTTLFYAFGTAMWPYSQRLFREPLTGAWLLLAFGAPFLFRNHPDRGFFLMGLALGGAVATKQSALIALPGLLWLSFSALRSHSIQEMILRYLIALLGFGLVMIPAHIYYRMTLSSIPAFSRNVVEYAQSPELALSDPWHMVQRALALTISPGKGLLFYSPALVLAGIGMWGLLRAHRDLALGIFGFAALHTLGYSRQIIWWGGLNWGPRYMIPLLPVMMLAAAPGIAAILRWPPRRAKATLLFLALIALFPQLAGTLVDIRLFEGELDRALYQVLQDYHRAMEQVAWNPAYNPLLGQWKMLGQADPAPAWIRDHQLILAPIGIGVIGAILGLVIIERMRRHADPPLWTLWIIGGSALAMSLLAVVSLRQIPDDPRLDFHENARFLRPMIEDLNREARPGDVLLMTYPYFGDYFLNWLRAPIDWYGIFSAPSPLPEPRRALLDRLLARHSRIWLMRPWNRWHEQEPGLELYLLDHAYKVNERHYEDWMRLVLYLSPRGSWEPVKGSIRWENDVALIQAALQGGEIQAGEKLPVLQARPGDPLRLTLIWRGPLKALRATKVFVHIGDPDQPPRLQQDRLPRDGWLPNGQDDEEVEILDRYGFVLELPPGVYRVRIGLYDEAGGKRWPSESGEAIDLTMVEIR; from the coding sequence GTGCTTGACCGTCGGGATGTGGGGATCGCCACGGGGATCTATCTCCTGGCGTTCTCCGTTTACTTTCTGACCTACGCAGGTTATCCGATCAGCGATGACGAGCGGGCGATGTTCGCCTCCGCTTCGAGCTTTCAGAGAATCGGCGCCTTCACCATCCACCCGCTTTACCATCTGGATGTGAAGCCAGGCAGCGCCAACGTGGGGATGTTCACCACAAGCGGGGAGATGGTTCCTAACTACGAGCCCGGTCAGATCGCCGCCATTGTGCCCTGGCTCTGGCTGAGCGACCGGCTAGGGACCGGCCGTTTCCAGACCGCGATGCTGCTGAACCCGATGGTGATCGCCGGCTCGGCCGCGCTGCTCTATCTGATTGTGCGCAGCCTGCCTTTCCCTCCGGGGGTGGCCGTCCTCACCACGTTGTTTTACGCCTTCGGCACCGCCATGTGGCCTTACAGCCAGCGCCTCTTCCGCGAACCCTTGACCGGCGCATGGCTGCTTCTGGCTTTCGGGGCACCTTTTCTTTTCCGGAACCATCCAGATCGGGGGTTTTTCCTGATGGGCCTTGCGCTGGGCGGGGCTGTGGCGACCAAACAGTCCGCCCTGATCGCCCTGCCCGGCCTGCTCTGGCTTTCTTTCTCCGCGCTTCGGAGCCATTCCATTCAGGAAATGATCCTCCGGTATCTGATCGCCCTCCTCGGCTTCGGGCTGGTCATGATCCCTGCGCACATCTATTACCGCATGACGCTCTCCAGCATACCTGCCTTCTCGCGCAACGTAGTGGAATACGCGCAGTCGCCGGAGCTGGCCCTTTCGGATCCGTGGCATATGGTGCAGCGGGCGCTGGCGTTAACCATCAGCCCGGGAAAGGGATTGCTGTTTTATTCCCCTGCCCTGGTCCTGGCCGGGATCGGAATGTGGGGACTCCTTCGCGCGCATCGAGATCTGGCGCTTGGGATCTTCGGGTTCGCAGCGCTGCACACCCTGGGATACAGTCGGCAGATCATTTGGTGGGGAGGGTTGAACTGGGGACCCCGATATATGATCCCCCTTCTCCCAGTGATGATGCTGGCCGCCGCCCCTGGGATCGCGGCCATCCTTCGGTGGCCCCCTCGACGAGCGAAGGCGACCCTCCTCTTCCTGGCCCTGATCGCCCTCTTTCCTCAGCTGGCCGGGACTCTGGTGGACATCCGGCTGTTCGAAGGGGAGCTGGACCGCGCCCTCTACCAAGTCCTCCAAGATTACCACCGGGCGATGGAACAGGTGGCCTGGAACCCGGCTTACAACCCGCTGCTGGGGCAGTGGAAGATGCTGGGCCAAGCCGACCCAGCCCCTGCCTGGATCCGGGACCACCAGCTGATCCTGGCGCCGATTGGGATCGGGGTGATCGGTGCGATCCTCGGTCTGGTCATTATCGAGCGCATGAGGCGTCACGCTGATCCTCCCTTATGGACACTGTGGATCATCGGAGGGTCAGCCCTGGCCATGTCCCTGCTGGCGGTCGTGTCCCTTCGGCAGATCCCCGATGACCCGCGCCTGGACTTCCATGAAAACGCCCGATTCCTCCGACCGATGATCGAGGATCTAAATCGGGAGGCCCGTCCCGGAGATGTCTTGCTGATGACTTATCCTTACTTCGGCGATTACTTCCTGAACTGGCTGCGAGCCCCCATCGACTGGTATGGGATCTTCTCCGCTCCCTCTCCGCTGCCAGAGCCCCGGCGGGCCCTGCTGGATCGATTGCTTGCCCGTCATTCCCGCATTTGGCTGATGCGGCCGTGGAACCGTTGGCATGAACAGGAGCCCGGCCTGGAGCTTTACCTGCTGGACCATGCTTACAAAGTGAATGAACGCCATTACGAGGACTGGATGCGGCTGGTCCTCTATTTAAGCCCGCGGGGAAGCTGGGAACCCGTGAAAGGCTCCATTCGCTGGGAGAACGACGTCGCGTTGATCCAGGCTGCTCTACAGGGCGGGGAGATTCAAGCCGGGGAGAAGCTTCCCGTCCTGCAGGCTCGGCCTGGGGATCCCCTCCGCCTGACACTGATTTGGCGTGGGCCCCTGAAGGCCTTGCGCGCCACCAAAGTGTTCGTCCATATTGGAGACCCAGATCAGCCCCCCCGGCTGCAGCAGGATCGCCTGCCCCGGGATGGCTGGCTCCCGAACGGGCAGGACGATGAGGAAGTGGAAATCTTGGATCGTTATGGGTTCGTGCTGGAGCTCCCCCCTGGCGTTTACCGGGTGCGCATCGGCCTCTACGACGAGGCCGGCGGAAAGCGCTGGCCCTCCGAATCAGGGGAGGCGATCGATCTCACGATGGTGGAGATCCGTTGA